The Halichondria panicea chromosome 14, odHalPani1.1, whole genome shotgun sequence genome contains a region encoding:
- the LOC135347876 gene encoding uncharacterized protein C10orf67, mitochondrial-like isoform X1: MEASKMETNTRDYTRVSTASSLVPFERLPNLPNPVIPHIDLGIAHVDVDYLALVLAEEDSISSRKRVGFCLADNCTQTERSDIISLKETTAFINALVQDVVELRQDLTSAQHMLRADYESRLDERATQLHGYFSALCVQTERRHSDQVEVVRKSYRTQLNNAIQKIAGEYQAYYDELLQGKTGRTDSKIRELRQKIEVQVLQLEQSAETIADLTQKVVQYDEDLGKKKLEATPPALPPGISLEEEAELRADMERLEEDLTETMAELAASQDTTKTLTHQLNSATKQLEDERSKVNQLKKDSEAQKKKAKKEMEKAIRMAENQRASLEKEWREKAESAEKEAAHKAQEEAELQRVREQSKFQEELNRRQHLEDELRANQQRPPTPIDTGDTGNQVERLLKIEQKQKLEIKRLNVELDRTNKTWEMKLAVMQRNFHALRDEFYVRHSLQRQATSLHHAAVGYANHGQKSRQALPNIKVANFRESETSSCFTSHESGVAGHSLLDTPPVPTPTPTPRHIPGRQMQATPPRTVHFDPPLQTH; this comes from the exons ATGGAAGCTAGCAAAATGGAAACAAACACAAGAGACTACACAAGAGTCAGTACTGCTTCTTCTCTGGTTCCTTTTGAAAGGCTACCCAACCTCCCCAATCCAGTCATCCCACACATAGACCTGGGGATAGCTCACGTGGATGTGGACTATCTGGCCCTAGTACTGGCTGA AGAAGACAGTATCAGCTCTAGAAAGAGAGTTGGATTCTGTCTGGCTGACAACTGCACTCAAACAGAAAGATCGGATATTATCAGCTTGAAGGAAACCACTGCCTTCATTAATGCACTAGTTCAG GATGTAGTTGAGTTGCGTCAGGACCTAACCTCCGCCCAGCACATGCTCAGGGCTGACTATGAGAGCAGGCTAGATGAGAGAGCCACTCAACT acacgGATATTTCAGTGCCCTGTGTGTCCAGACGGAGAGGAGACACAGTGACCAGGTGGAGGTGGTGAGGAAGAGCTACAGAACACAACTCAATAATGCCATACAGAAGATTGCCGGAGAGTATCAG GCGTATTACGATGAACTGCTGCAAGGGAAGACTGGGCGCACTGATTCCAAGATTAGGGAACTCAGACAAAA aatagAGGTCCAGGTGTTACAACTGGAGCAAAGTGCAGAGACAATTGCTGACCTCACTCAGAAAGTTGTGCAGTACGATGAAGACTTAGGAAAGAAAAAG CTTGAGGCCACACCCCCTGCCCTACCCCCTGGTATCTCGTTGGAGGAGGAGGCAGAGCTTCGTGCGGACATGGAGCGGTTGGAAGAGGATCTGACAGAGACAATGGCTGAGCTGGCAGCCAGTCAGGACACCACCAAGACACTCA CCCACCAGCTGAACAGTGCTACTAAACAACTGGAAGatgagaggtcaaaggtcaaccaGCTAAAGAAAGATTCGGAGGCACAAAAGAAaaaagcaaagaaagaaatggagAAAGCAATCAGAATG GCTGAGAACCAGAGAGCATCGTTGGAAAAGGAATGGCGGGAAAAGGCTGAGTCAGCTGAAAAAGAG GCGGCACACAAGGCACAAGAAGAAGCAGAGCTCCAACGCGTACGGGAGCAATCCAAGTTTCAAGAAGAGTTGAATCGTCGGCAACACTTGGAGGATGAGCTGAGAGCCAACCAACAGCGGCCGCCCACTCCTATTGACACAGGGGACACGGGGAATCAAGTGGAGAGACTGCTCAAGATTGAACAGAAACAGAAGTTGGAGATTAAGAG ACTCAATGTGGAGTTGGACAGGACTAACAAGACCTGGGAGATGAAGCTAGCCGTTATGCAAAGAAA tttccACGCTCTGAGAGATGAGTTCTATGTGAGACACAGTCTCCAGAGACAAGCCACCTCTCTCCACCATGCAGCAGTCGGATACGCC AACCATGGACAAAAGTCAAGACAAGCACTG CCAAACATAAAAGTGGCTAATTTCAGAGAATCAGAAACAAGCTCTTGCTTCACATCACATGAATCAG GGGTAGCTGGACACTCCCTCCTGGACACTCCCCCggtacccacacccaccccgaCCCCTCGTCACATCCCAGGACGGCAAATGCAAGCCACACCTCCTAGAACAGTGCACTTTGACCCCCCATTACAAACACACTGA
- the LOC135347876 gene encoding uncharacterized protein C10orf67, mitochondrial-like isoform X2, with protein MEASKMETNTRDYTRVSTASSLVPFERLPNLPNPVIPHIDLGIAHVDVDYLALVLAEEDSISSRKRVGFCLADNCTQTERSDIISLKETTAFINALVQDVVELRQDLTSAQHMLRADYESRLDERATQLHGYFSALCVQTERRHSDQVEVVRKSYRTQLNNAIQKIAGEYQAYYDELLQGKTGRTDSKIRELRQKIEVQVLQLEQSAETIADLTQKVVQYDEDLGKKKLEATPPALPPGISLEEEAELRADMERLEEDLTETMAELAASQDTTKTLTHQLNSATKQLEDERSKVNQLKKDSEAQKKKAKKEMEKAIRMAENQRASLEKEWREKAESAEKEAAHKAQEEAELQRVREQSKFQEELNRRQHLEDELRANQQRPPTPIDTGDTGNQVERLLKIEQKQKLEIKRLNVELDRTNKTWEMKLAVMQRNFHALRDEFYVRHSLQRQATSLHHAAVGYATS; from the exons ATGGAAGCTAGCAAAATGGAAACAAACACAAGAGACTACACAAGAGTCAGTACTGCTTCTTCTCTGGTTCCTTTTGAAAGGCTACCCAACCTCCCCAATCCAGTCATCCCACACATAGACCTGGGGATAGCTCACGTGGATGTGGACTATCTGGCCCTAGTACTGGCTGA AGAAGACAGTATCAGCTCTAGAAAGAGAGTTGGATTCTGTCTGGCTGACAACTGCACTCAAACAGAAAGATCGGATATTATCAGCTTGAAGGAAACCACTGCCTTCATTAATGCACTAGTTCAG GATGTAGTTGAGTTGCGTCAGGACCTAACCTCCGCCCAGCACATGCTCAGGGCTGACTATGAGAGCAGGCTAGATGAGAGAGCCACTCAACT acacgGATATTTCAGTGCCCTGTGTGTCCAGACGGAGAGGAGACACAGTGACCAGGTGGAGGTGGTGAGGAAGAGCTACAGAACACAACTCAATAATGCCATACAGAAGATTGCCGGAGAGTATCAG GCGTATTACGATGAACTGCTGCAAGGGAAGACTGGGCGCACTGATTCCAAGATTAGGGAACTCAGACAAAA aatagAGGTCCAGGTGTTACAACTGGAGCAAAGTGCAGAGACAATTGCTGACCTCACTCAGAAAGTTGTGCAGTACGATGAAGACTTAGGAAAGAAAAAG CTTGAGGCCACACCCCCTGCCCTACCCCCTGGTATCTCGTTGGAGGAGGAGGCAGAGCTTCGTGCGGACATGGAGCGGTTGGAAGAGGATCTGACAGAGACAATGGCTGAGCTGGCAGCCAGTCAGGACACCACCAAGACACTCA CCCACCAGCTGAACAGTGCTACTAAACAACTGGAAGatgagaggtcaaaggtcaaccaGCTAAAGAAAGATTCGGAGGCACAAAAGAAaaaagcaaagaaagaaatggagAAAGCAATCAGAATG GCTGAGAACCAGAGAGCATCGTTGGAAAAGGAATGGCGGGAAAAGGCTGAGTCAGCTGAAAAAGAG GCGGCACACAAGGCACAAGAAGAAGCAGAGCTCCAACGCGTACGGGAGCAATCCAAGTTTCAAGAAGAGTTGAATCGTCGGCAACACTTGGAGGATGAGCTGAGAGCCAACCAACAGCGGCCGCCCACTCCTATTGACACAGGGGACACGGGGAATCAAGTGGAGAGACTGCTCAAGATTGAACAGAAACAGAAGTTGGAGATTAAGAG ACTCAATGTGGAGTTGGACAGGACTAACAAGACCTGGGAGATGAAGCTAGCCGTTATGCAAAGAAA tttccACGCTCTGAGAGATGAGTTCTATGTGAGACACAGTCTCCAGAGACAAGCCACCTCTCTCCACCATGCAGCAGTCGGATACGCC ACTAGCTAG
- the LOC135347949 gene encoding uncharacterized protein LOC135347949 isoform X2: protein MEKNPCYEDYTVPEYEEVPELKNKAAEPTDARVKMAERSIADNTNLHAAATSIKKETNLKVKCIHVVFSLSILTAIVAAMALSVYTLVSSNQGMNNLMQEIQELKLQLNKTKEASEANIAQLMNVTDNRFMTQLNNLESSVSSLNTANGATMTQLNNLESLVSSLNTANEATMTQLNSLESSVSSLNTANGATTTQLNSLQSSVGSLTTRVNSPVNLYQNCIQETRSCTLTQSDDVNWRACGTTTLPVDKSGYYTLSMACKYDSSSGSLKSTALRQSGSNVDCVCKTTSITSSSGEHLFVNFSTFTCTLVITRCPISQNIV from the exons ATGGAAAAGAACCCTTGCTACGAGGACTATACAGTGCCAGAGTACGAAGAAGTACCGGAGCTGAAAAACAAAGCGGCTGAACCAACTGATGCCAGAGTTAAGATGGCTGAGAGGAGCATTGCAGACAACACAAACTTGCACGCTGCTGCAACTTCAATTAAGAAGGAGACCAACTTGAAGGTtaagtgcatacatgtagttttttCTCTCTCCATATTAACTGCCATAGTAGCAGCAATGGCATTGTCTGTATATACTCTAGTGAGTTCTAACCAAGGCATGAACAACTTGATGCAAGAAATTCAAGAGCTAAAGTTGCAATTGAACAAGACAAAAGAAGCAAGTGAAGCAAACATTGCACAACTAATGAACGTAACTGATAATAGATTCATGACTCAATTGAACAACCTAGAGTCTTCAGTGAGCTCTCTAAACACAGCCAATGGAGCAACGATGACTCAATTGAACAACCTAGAGTCTTTAGTGAGCTCTCTAAACACAGCCAATGAAGCAACGATGACTCAATTGAACAGCCTAGAGTCTTCAGTGAGCTCTCTAAACACAGCCAATGGAGCAACCACGACTCAATTGAACAGCCTACAGTCTTCAGTGGGCTCTCTAACCACTCGAGTCAACTCTCCAGTGAACCTCTATCAGAACTGCATCCAGGAGACAAGAAGCTGCACTCTAACACAATCTGATGATGTGAACTGGAGAGCGTGTGGAACAACAACTCTACCAGTGGACAAATCT GGATACTACACACTGAGCATGGCGTGTAAGTATGACTCATCATCAGGGAGTTTGAAGAGTACTGCTCTTCGTCAGTCTGGGTCAAATGTGGACTGTGTTTGTAAAACTACGTCCATTACTTCATCGTCAGGAGaacatttatttgtaaacttcTCCACATTTACCTGCACACTTGTCATCACAAGGTGCCCCATCTCACAGAACATTGTTtag
- the LOC135347949 gene encoding uncharacterized protein LOC135347949 isoform X1: MEKNPCYEDYTVPEYEEVPELKNKAAEPTDARVKMAERSIADNTNLHAAATSIKKETNLKVKCIHVVFSLSILTAIVAAMALSVYTLVSSNQGMNNLMQEIQELKLQLNKTKEASEANIAQLMNVTDNRFMTQLNNLESSVSSLNTANGATMTQLNNLESLVSSLNTANEATMTQLNSLESSVSSLNTANGATTTQLNSLQSSVGSLTTRVNSPVNLYQNCIQETRSCTLTQSDDVNWRACGTTTLPVDKSGYYTLSMACDYDLAIGRLGTSILRPAGPVVFCYCLVTSVPSSSGVHASSNFPTHTCTLVITRCPTSQNIV; encoded by the exons ATGGAAAAGAACCCTTGCTACGAGGACTATACAGTGCCAGAGTACGAAGAAGTACCGGAGCTGAAAAACAAAGCGGCTGAACCAACTGATGCCAGAGTTAAGATGGCTGAGAGGAGCATTGCAGACAACACAAACTTGCACGCTGCTGCAACTTCAATTAAGAAGGAGACCAACTTGAAGGTtaagtgcatacatgtagttttttCTCTCTCCATATTAACTGCCATAGTAGCAGCAATGGCATTGTCTGTATATACTCTAGTGAGTTCTAACCAAGGCATGAACAACTTGATGCAAGAAATTCAAGAGCTAAAGTTGCAATTGAACAAGACAAAAGAAGCAAGTGAAGCAAACATTGCACAACTAATGAACGTAACTGATAATAGATTCATGACTCAATTGAACAACCTAGAGTCTTCAGTGAGCTCTCTAAACACAGCCAATGGAGCAACGATGACTCAATTGAACAACCTAGAGTCTTTAGTGAGCTCTCTAAACACAGCCAATGAAGCAACGATGACTCAATTGAACAGCCTAGAGTCTTCAGTGAGCTCTCTAAACACAGCCAATGGAGCAACCACGACTCAATTGAACAGCCTACAGTCTTCAGTGGGCTCTCTAACCACTCGAGTCAACTCTCCAGTGAACCTCTATCAGAACTGCATCCAGGAGACAAGAAGCTGCACTCTAACACAATCTGATGATGTGAACTGGAGAGCGTGTGGAACAACAACTCTACCAGTGGACAAATCT GGATACTACACACTGAGCATGGCATGTGATTATGACCTAGCAATAGGGAGGTTGGGCACTAGCATTCTTCGTCCAGCTGGGCCAGTTGTGTTCTGTTATTGTTTGGTTACATCCGTTCCTTCATCatcaggagtacatgcatCATCAAACTTCCCTACACATACCTGCACACTTGTCATCACGAGGTGCCCCACCTCACAGAACATTGTTTGA
- the LOC135347870 gene encoding uncharacterized protein LOC135347870 — protein MAREAAMCIPLNCRGLQVLGFPIKDKIFLSVHQLAIELWKAYDTPRVSVQRKINDLGIKIVISDRSMIRLLRAAGIIENFRATMILLRDAEILCDALDYSRKKRGLAKHALQSKHKPGERSTRREELSAKKFTEKFTSLYDVDVLQAHSVDSVSLTRSQIEPQHDNHDRECSSFRDTLSPDLHLELHIDTLLVANEPVILGEDPYEEIKLVSLEAWKLSIHRSMDLPPQLHLYHSPTNQPIRLQTSKFMHTEASYEEDTYKPLSSPNTETSEFDEIYSSPSTRSGHPSRSSDTPERFLYLQGSSSDSEEDISREVKVHGGTFPLIDSDERTFNYGDKHPSKRIVGTKLRHFAQTSSPRTIANDPSPNSLSIPSATQIPSTSRIEPTIVTGKKKRGRPPKVKHPRPTALSTFATKKRPISRTPTPLEDGDRQLRRMGEFQGEPPSLRADIDKQTEVTKRQAPSLLQLSTAHNLYTDSTNTPANSVLDDDIGSVASVSTNSSGQRSSTRVTRRTRASEKEKQAPFRFNDLFNFYPPKLIVRDGELVPEQSLSVKHMDRVSISNLPESHPFMNWRVGEPVSENEEESSKNNSRKRKTFT, from the exons ATGGCCCGTGAAGCTGCTATGTGTATCCCACTAAACTGCAGAGGCCTGCAAGTGCTAGGGTTTCCTATCAAAGATAAGATCTTCCTTAGCGTACATCAGCTAGCTATTGAATTGTGGAAAGCATACGACACTCCCCGAGTTTCGGTGCAAAGAAAAATCAACGATCTAGGGATTAAAATTGTGATCAGCGATCGAAGCATGATACGTCTGTTACGTGCTGCAGGAATAATAGAGAACTTCAGAGCCACAATGATACTGCTCAGAGATGCTGAGATATTGTGTGATGCTCTAGACTACTCCAGGAAGAAACGAGGACTCGCGAAGCATGCATTGCAATCCAAACACAAACCTGGAGAGAGGTCAACACGCCGTGAGGAGCTAAGTGCGAAGAAATTCACAGAAAAATTCACCAGCCTCTACGATGTGGATGTTTTGCAAGCACATTCTGTCGACAGCGTTTCCTTGACGAGATCTCAAATTGAAccacaacatgataatcatgaCCGAGAGTGTTCATCATTTAGAGACACACTTTCACCTGATCTTCACTTGGAACTTCATATAGACACTCTTCTTGTTGCAAATGAGCCTGTCATTCTGGGAGAAGATCCTTATGAAGAAATAAAACTGGTGTCATTAGAAGCTTGGAAATTGTCCATTCATCGTTCTATGGATTTGCCGCCTCAGCTCCATCTTTATCATTCGCCGACAAATCAACCAATTAGATTACAGACAAGTAAATTCATGCACACAGAAGCAAGCTACGAAGAAGATACCTATAAACCGCTAAGTTCACCAAATACGGAAACTAGTGAATTTGACGAAATTTATTCGTCTCCGAGCACAAGATCAGGACATCCCTCAAGAAGCTCTGACACACCCGAGCGATTTCTGTACCTCCAGGGCAGCAGCAGCGATTCTGAAGAGGACATTAGCagagaggtcaaagttcacggAGGGACTTTTCCATTGATTGATTCTGACGAGAGGACATTTAATTATGGTG ACAAGCATCCTTCCAAGCGCATAGTGGGTACCAAGCTGAGACACTTTGCACAAACGTCGTCACCACGGACAATTGCCAATGACCCCTCCCCCAACTCTCTCTCCATACCTAGTGCAACTCAAATCCCTTCCACTTCACGAATTGAGCCGACCATCGTGACTGGAAAAAAAAAGAGAGGCCGTCCACCGAAAGTGAAACATCCAAGACCGACAGCACTCAGCACATTTGCAACCAAGAAACGTCCAATCAGTCGAACTCCGACCCCCCTCGAGGATGGTGATAGACAATTAAGAAGAATGGGCGAATTTCAAGGGGAGCCTCCTTCATTAAGAGCTGATATTGACAAACAGACTGAAGTTACCAAACGTCAAGCGCCGTCTTTGCTACAACTATCCACTGCTCATAACTTATACACTGACTCAACGAACACGCCCGCTAATTCAGTTTTGGACGATGATATCGGTTCTGTCGCAAGTGTATCGACCAATAGCTcgggtcaaaggtcatctACAAGGGTCACCAGACGTACTAGAGCGAGTGAAAAAGAAAAACAGGCTCCGTTTAGATTCAACGATTTGTTTAATTTCTACCCCCCAAAACTTATAGTTCGAGACGGTGAATTGGTACCCGAGCAAAGCCTCTCTGTAAAACATATGGATAGAGTTTCAATAAGCAATCTCCCTGAGTCACATCCGTTCATGAATTGGCGGGTGGGGGAACCCGTGTCTGAGAACGAGGAGGAGTCAAGTAAGAACAACAGTCGGAAGCGAAAAACTTTTACATAA